GAGTTGTTTGACAAAGGCCAGCTAACTAAGGTACCTTTAATTGCTCTATGTTTGTTTCTCTCTCGTTGCTggacattaaatatataaataacgTTTTACTGCAGCCTACGAAAGGTATTCTGTTGTTTGGACCACCTGGTACCGGAAAGACAATGCTGGCAAAGGCAGTAGCAACTGAAGCTGGCGCAAACTTCATCAATATCTCAATGTCCAGCATTACTTCAAAGGTATCTCTCCAACAGTGGTCTAAGTCAAACCTACTAAAACACTCTAATACAAGTTTTAGTGACCGTAACAGTCcataaaaagaaaatgaccaaaatatatttcattaaagaGCTAAACACTAAGCTATTCCTTGACGAACAAATgcatttagtttaaataattattttaaatattgatattaattttattatttaacaatttATACCCAAAACTAAAACCTAATGTTAGACTGATTAACCCAATGAGTATGTATGTGTCTTCAAACTTtctatgaaatttttttttggtctttttCTCATTAGAGGCtatttttgtaaacttattTTTGGTCTATTATCGAATATTTCTCTAATGTAATATGAATGCTTTGCAGTGGTTTGGTGAGGGAGAGAAGTATGTTAAAGCTGTCTTCTCTTTAGCAAGCAAGATCGCTCCAAGTGTCATTTTTGTTGATGAGGTATGTTCTGTTTCGCCACTTCTTCGAAGCTAAgctttatgtattttttttgacCTCTGATGATTGCTGgaaaatcatttattatttaGGTGGATAGCATGTTGGGAAGACGTGAGAATCCAGGGGAACATGAAGCTATGCGTAAGATGAAGAACGAGTTCATGGTAAACTGGGACGGTTTAAGAACAAAGGATAGAGAACGAGTTCTGGTCCTCGCTGCTACCAACAGACCATTTGACCTCGACGAAGCAGTTATTAGACGGCTTCCCCGGAGGTAAACTACATTTTTGTGTCTCTTATGAAAGATGATTCCTCATGTTGTAGCTATTGCTGAATGCATAGTTCTATGTTGCAGATTGATGGTGAATCTTCCAGATGCGACCAACAGATCAAAGATCTTGAGCGTTATTCTTTCTAAAGAAGAAATAGCACCTGATGTTGATTTAGAAGCGATTGCAAATATGACAGATGGCTACTCAGGAAGTGACTTAAAGGTTTGTACTCATCTCTCTCATTGAGTCTCAATCACCTTGGCTTTGTTAAATCTCACATCCTCTCATTTGGTTGCAGAATCTTTGTGTAACTGCTGCTCATCTTCCAATTCGAGAAATACtggagaaagaaaagaaggtTTGGTTTCCAACTTAAATGCATTTACCACTGTTCTAATATTGTTATAAAAATTGGTCTAGGCTTATAATCAgccttaaaataattattttatataacattGACATTTACTTGCTAATCATTAACTCAGCTTATCTATATTCTGACTTGTTGTTTTGACTTCAGGAAAAAACTGCAGCTGAGGCTGAGAACCGTCCAACGCCTCCATTGTATAGCTGCACAGACATTCGTCCACTGACAATGGCAGATTTCAAGGCTGCCCATGAACAGGTAGGTCGAAACAATTGTTTCCTATACATTtgtgtttattatatatagatggAAGATGAGACTAAATGATCTCAAATACATGTATAGGTATGTGCTAGTGTGTCTACGGACTCATCGAACATGAACGAGCTTCAGCAGTGGAACGAGCTGTACGGAGAAGGTGGGTCAAGGAAGAAGACGTCCTTGAGCTACTTTATGTAGAAGAGACGAGAGAGAGAAGGGGAGAGATTTGTTGGTTTTTATCTGATTTTGGtcctttcttttaatttataaaatatttatgtacagaagagagaaaagagtgTTGTTCGGTTTATTGTCTAATTCATTTTCTTTCTCAACATAAGAAGCCAAAAACATTCGCTGTATAAACTAATACATGCGTATGTATATACAGGTTCGGATCTTTTAAGGATACAAACATGCCTCTTGTTTACTTTATTATTTCATTAGGCAGATCTTTAAAGACCTAATCTCAACTCTGGGAGATAACCGTGGTGAATGTTCGATTATCCGTAGCCACAGAATCAGCAAAACGGATTCGGTTAGGTATGCTCGGGATGGCAGAGAGTACGTGATGCTAAAATGTCGCAAGACACATCTTCTGTTTCGGTACAAAGAATCAAATTTCGcctttttagggttttatgcAGATAGTAGAACTGGAACACTTGGAATCTCCTTGGACTTGTCCACACGGACGACCAGCGATGATGATGTAACTacattttgtaaaaatataaaatgtaaccctgttctattattttcttagtcGGTGGTCACAGCAGGTCGTCAATCTACTATCTACATTTAGCCATATATGACTAGGAAATGATAAATTGAATTAAACCATATCTTGACAAGAATATCAAGATCAGTGATCGTTCTTAGCAAACAAGAATTTGGTTGGATttcaaaaatcattaaatatcTCCTAGTCTTACATAAAAACTAGATGATAGCTTGCGCTCTACACggagtaaatattttttttttaaatattttacataaatattgtaaacaatatacatttGTTATCAATAACATTTCTTACATTTGATTAGAGGTGGACATTCGAGTACCATTTGGTTcaattcggatctttgcggatttgattcggttcggatttttgtGGGTTTGAGTTCACATAacctatttatttatttttttcaaaaatttaagtTCCTATATACtctaaatttttcaaaatctataaaaataatttataacatataaatttgaataatatatgtcaaaatacttaaacttaacacaaattagtttattttaaatatctggataagaaatcaatagatattttaggtattttaagtattgtttagctattttaaacatgtatttataactatttgtatatatatttccaaGTAATTTGGACAACTTTAAAATGTCTTATggattttatatattcttttagatattaaatttaaaaataattaatatatttaagtatataaatttggttcagatatattcggatatccaaaatattcCGGTTTGGATTGGGTTCAATTCTGGttttctagataccaaaattttgacccattcggatatctaaccaattttggtTAAAGTTCGTTACTATTCAAATTAGAGCAAATCTGAGGATTCCATGTTACCAATTCGAATAAATGGACCTCCGATTTTGACATGAGATATAAAGGATAGTGATATCTAacgaatattaaaatattaaggtTTCAATATTCTTTCAATGCAAATTTCACAATTGACATATTTATgtactaaataaaatttcatattaattcgattttatgatcatttatatcttgttataacaaaaactagattttgacccgcgcttcgaaacaCGGGTAttgtttttcacttttatgaaatatattatttgtttgtaattatttaatgtatttatcttagtataactttctttataataaattcgacactcTATCTCTGGTAAACTATATGTTTCTCTAGCTTTGTTATACtttctctccaatcaacatatttatttggcttattgttaaaataaatgattttagaacgcaactgtacaatacttttacattgatattttgtttaaacaatgtgacatatttatatattaattaaatatttacattgtaatttaaatttttatacaaatcaacatatttttgtagtttgttgttaaaagaaatgattttgaatccaaatgtactgtatttttatattaatttttttgtttcagttcatataatttttttaaatatatttatttcagctgaaccaactaatattttgttaaattggctcatgaaatatatttttatcaatcaatattatttttcataattagtgtaatatattttagatgtatcataatataactaacgatattcaaaagacctggactgaatcaggttatatggctatttttgttacaaatattcaaacccgttttagatacactagttatttagatatttttaggttcctatacatcagaaccaaattcatccagatccagaatgacccaactcaaaatccacacataagtttataatattcaagcgggacttggtttcaaaacaaaaaaaacgatacccgaaaagaacaacatgtacctaaataaacagataatgttcatgtctaattgattttataaattaattaaaaaaattctttctatgtgtttggctaaattaattgaaatagaaagagtttttatcaagtaaaataatttaaggagtgaaaaattaagtggcaataaatgtagcacattttaattattttgatttaagttattattttattcataaaacatatctttgaactatgtttttgggtacgtaactttccaccgattgaaactaaattaaaaatattttagtaaaataaactaaaccaaacgtttaatcatatgtaaaacctaattatttaacatttttgattttataattggtacaaagttaatattttattaactaataattaaaaatatgcactattattattatggtaatataattaatgatgtaaattattattaaggtaatataattaactaaattgttaaactaagtgaaatatgtaaacacaattaatagatactactattcatgtatccaaacaaatttcattaaaattattattcaagtttccaaacactctcaatttttttaatcttcttaTTCAAGTCTCCAAACACTCcgattttgtacttgagttttaataagatactagatcttgacccgtgcgaccgcacggatattaatttcagttttagtttttttatactaaataatatatttataatatttaacgttttatattgactaagttaggggtgggtatttgggtatccactcgaattcggttaaaatctattcggatttgagttttttgagtttaaagattctagctctattcgggtatttataaactttggttccggtttgattcagatctttgcgggtttgataacccgtttaaactatttttgaattttcaaaatttatatatctttaaatttccctaaatctaaaaataaaaataatataacatgtaaatttgagtaatgtaagccaaagtacctaaattaaaaattaaaatagatttaacttgaatatttggatgaagaataaatatatattttaaatatttttggagttttgattgttgtttatctactttaaaatgtttacttttgattattttttatatttcaaatattttaaccatcttaaaatagcttatatcttggatattaattcgaaaaatagctaacatatcgaagtatataaatatgatttaaatacatttgaatatccgaaatatttcgttcggatgaagtttggttatggttctctagataccaaaatggtaaatccgtttggatattatctagtttcggttcaaatttgctaatattttttcgttcaaattttttaaatgaaaagttgatattataatttccagaatcgtttgtctaataaaaatgtatttttttaatttgacattgatttaatagagaagttaatgaagtgtatttaattcaaatttaattttggaaaacacattaatataagtggaaaagacaaagcattaaaatatgaagaattatttaattttgtatttaatttaaatttaatttggaaaacacattaattgaagtggaaaagacagcattaaaataggaaatattatttaatatcagtggcataccattgtaaataaaagtgaaaactaaggggtattttatatgggtacttctcttttaataatatagatatatataagttattgatcacaaaattttcaaaaggcttttaacatttttgtaatttaaattcgtttaaaaattttcaaaatataaaatagaagaaaaaataatttttattacatggttaatgtaattgtttaatttattttaataacataaaattaaacgaaaatgaagaagaatgcaaaaattattataaaatctttatttattcataatcattaattttcttatatatgttaattatattagatgtatattttatttaaagaaaaaatacacgcttcttatattttgaattaatataatGTTTCTTAGCAATTTGATTTTTGCCCAACattttttcaattaatttttaaGGTGCTATGTAAGATTAGTTGGCATCTTAATTATGTTACAACTCAGCAAGACTCCTCTGTAATTATTACAACCTGAAGATTacaattttaaatgtttttctaataatatatagagatttaatttttattcggGTTAGTAACCTGAAATTTTGGCTAAAAAAAGTAGTTAAGAGCATATCTATTGGTGAACTGGGGGGGCTCGATTcctttttctataattttgatttttatttttttccgtttgatatttttaaaaaataataataatggtcCAACCGTGGTATACCACGTGACGTGGAATCTGTGAAACAGTGATAAATCCGTATCAGTGCGGCGATTTCACGCGACTTGGGTTCAAGAAAATcagattattttaatatattgtttttaggAATCGTGTGAATTTTGGACTTGATCCTTCAATGGGCATGCTCTCAAGGAGTGCTTTGAGAAACCAGTCCACTCACAACCCTAAATTGAAACCTTTTATCTTAACCGTTAACCCAAAATTGAAACCTTTCATCTGAACCGTTAACCCAAAATTGAAACCATTCATCTTAACCGTTAAATCGCTAATGGCCCAGCCTTTTAATCCTTCACCGTTGATTTGACCTGACCGCACTTTATATTCTGTACACTAGCTCGTACATGATAGTCACAATCTAGGTAAGAGAAGGTCTTTCTCTGTCAATTCATTATAACAAGTTAAAAATCTAATCTTTGCGTCACCGTTTGAGTcccatctctcttctctctagggttcttcttcttctacaagCTTCCACCaaacatgaggtaaacaataTTCCTTTCATTGGATCTATCCCTAACTCTTCCGTTTGACGAATCGTGTTCTTTGATATTCAATCATGTGCTATTGTTTTTGTTACTTCGCCGCTcacttaaatttttaatttttcctcATGGGTTTGTCTTGTAAACTCCGATTCTTTATAGTATCGGTAGATTCAAAGCTACACTTCAATTGGGTTCCTGGGAAATAAGAAAGTTAGGGTTTTTAATTCAGGTCTAGGGTTTATCGTGTTAGAGCAGTTGtattcagggtttagggtttatggtttaagtTTGGTATTAATGAAGCTTCAGTTTAGTGGTATTGAATCAATTGATGACAGTTACTTCTTACCTGTTTGGTGTCTTAGAtgtgttttgttgttttctcttttgttatGTTTTCCTACGTGTTTGGTCTTGAAAGTAATTGCTTCTCTTGCGTGTTTACAGTCGTCATCCCGAAGTGAAGTGGGCCGAGACCACTGACAAGATTTTCCTCACCGTAGTATTAGCAGATTCGAAGGAGACTAAAGTCAACCTTCTCCCAGAAGGAGTCTTTGATTTCTCTGCAAAAGCTGGTCCTGAAAACCATGTTTATGAACTTAAACTGGAGCTTCACGATAAAGTCAACGTTGAGGTGAGATTCGTAGACTAACCTGTTGGCTCCTGTAAGGTTCTAAAACCTTTCATTCACTTTCAGGAAAGTAAGATCAACATTGGAGCGAGAAGCATCTTCTGCATAATAGAGAAAGCAGAGCCTGAAAGGTGGGACAAGCTTATCCGTGGTGGGAAAGCGCCACACTATGTAAAGGTTGATTGGGATAAGTGGGTTGATGAGGACGATGAAGGCAACGCTGGTTAGCATTCTTCTTAGAAGCTTATATAACTGTACTCTCTCTGAAGTTTTGGAGATGTTAATGTGTTTGCGTATTTTGTCTTAATTCAGGTGCCGGAGATATGGATATGGGAGGAATGGGTGGAATGGATTTCTCAGTATGTTTCTAGCTTGTGATGTTGTTtatcttactatatatatatatagctctGAGAAATGACTCCATGGTCTGTTATTTATTCTTGCAGAGCTTGGCTGGAATGGGTGGAATGGGTGGTATGGGTGGAATGGGCGGAATGGGTGGAATGGGTGGAATGGGTGGCCTTGAAGGACTTGGTGGCATGGGTGGACTTGGTGGCATGGCTGGACTTGAAGGACTTGGCGGCATGGGTGGTATGGGAGGTATGGGAGGCATGGGTGGTATGGGAGGTATGGGAGGCATGGGTGGTCCGGAAGAGTTTGAAGACAGTGATGATGAAGGTAATAGTTTTTAAAGATCATTTTAGTTTATGTTTGGTCTCATCTTCTTGATGAATTGAGAATGTTTAGTTCTTGAATGCATTTGTCATTCAGATATCTCGGATTgcatttgatattttttacacattagttatatatcTAATGAAATGATTTTCATTGGAACTGCAGAAGAAACCGCACAATCTGGAGACAAGAAAGATGAAGCTGTTAAGGAAGAAGCCAAAGCAGAAGAACAAACAACATCTGCTAAGGAAGACAAGTGAAGACACTGTTTCAGAGAGGAAACCATATGGTTGGTTCCATTAGCTTTCAGGGTTTATGAAGcttgttttttaatttacttcTCTTAAAATGTTGTCACTCTGTTTTGCTTTTATGGATTTGTTTTTTTCACTTGCATTATTGTGTGGGTTATATGGATGGGTTCCAAATGATCTTTGACTTTGCATTTTTTTGGCATCGACAGTTTCTGTGGAAACTGGAAACCTTTTCTATGTCCATTGCCAAGACTATCTATTTTACAACAAGCTAAGGTTGTCCATGTGAAACATACTTTTCCTTTACgcatgtgattttttttttttttttgccatctataAATTTCCATTGATATCAAAAGGTACAAACAAGCTACCATTACAAGACCTATTCACAAAAAGTCTAACACAACTGACCTTCATGTATACCAACTAAGACCCTCCCAAAAATATATGTGACAGCCATCGAGGTCCCCCTCGAGCCATATAGGATTGGACCCTATCATCCTGAACAACACTATTAGCAATCAGGCAGGCTCCCCTGTTTGCAAAAGGAGCTTCCCAAGCCACCCGCCATTCGAACATCTCCCCCAACAACCTATGAAGCTCCATCACTTTATGTCTGAAGGAAGGCTAAGCCTTTGGACGGTTAATGGCATTAACCAACAAACTACCTTCAGAATAAAAGTAAACACTCCTGCAGTTGTGGCTTAACATACTCTCCACTGTCCATGCTAAGTTCAAGAAGTGGACTTCATCGTTTGTTAACACATCAGCAAAAAAATGCCGGCTGTGTAACAAAACCTCACCTCTTGAGTCTCTTAGCACCCACGCAGCACCTAGTTCCTGTTTCCTTTTCGCCCACCGTGTTCCTATATTGCATTTAAGTAGACCATCCGGCGGTGGGCGCCATTCCTGATCGACAGAAGGTCTGTGAGGAGTCTCCACTACTCCGTTTTGCTCTATCTCCTGTGCAAGACTCCAAAGCTGCTCTTCTTCCTTGGCTTTAGAGCACGTCTGCTCCCCATCATATATGATCCCTTCAAAAATCAGAGAATTCCTGTTCTTCCATAGATACCACAATACCCAAGGAAACTGATTGGTAATCCATCTAATCTCTACTTTATTCCTGTGGCAAAAAGATAACTCATATTTGTCCATACTGAACAGTCATCAAAACCACCTTGTGGAGAAGGAAAGCCTGAGATAGCCCATACTTGGCGCGCCAACGTACATGAGAAGAGGACATGATTAATAGACTCACCTTCTAATCCACATATTTGACAAACCGAGTCACATTTCAAGCCTCTGCTCCTAAGGACATCCAATACTGCGAGCGCACCGGAAAGAGCTTTCCAAATAAAGACTTTGAGTTTAGATGGTGCTTGCAACCTCCACACTTGGGCTTTCAAAGGATTCAGAGACGGCTGCTGAGTATGGAGTGCAATAATATCTTGTCGATTCACAGCCAAGGCAAGATCATAGCCCGTGCGCACTGAATACACTCAACTTCTATTATGCTTCCAAATCCAAGTATCCGGTTCAGAGATTACTGGTTGGTGACGCTCCAGAATTTGAATATCCGATGGGATAAATAACTCTGCCATTTTTGATCGGTTCCATCTTCTGCTCCGAGTATCAATCACATCAGACACTAAAAGATTGACATCAAAGCATCGCTGGCGTCTGATGGGAGGCCGGCATGTTCCATCATCATCCTCGAGCCACGGTTCTGACCAAACCTTGATACTTCTGCCATTACCAACCGAATACTTCAACCCCTGAACCAACAAATCTCTGCCAAATAATAAGCTTCTCCACGCATAAGAGACCCTGCCCTTTAATTGAACCTTAGTAATATCACAATCCCCACAATATTTGTGGATCAAAACCTGTGACATTAAACAATCTTGATGATGAAGGAGTCGCCAAGCCTGTTTTGCCAACATAGCTTGATTGAAGCACTCTAAGTCTTTAAACCCCATCCCTCCATCCTCTTTGGGCAAACAGAGTTTATCCCATCTCAACCAGTGGATCTTATGCTTGTGTTCTGCTGTATCCCACCAAAAACTTGCCATTGCACTAGTAAGGCTAGCGATGACTGTTTTAGGAAGGCGAAAGACAGACATGGCCTGAACAGGGAGAGCAGACGCTACAGCTTTAAGCATAACTTCTTTGCCACCTTGGGAGAGAGTTCTTGCATG
This genomic stretch from Raphanus sativus cultivar WK10039 chromosome 3, ASM80110v3, whole genome shotgun sequence harbors:
- the LOC130509150 gene encoding co-chaperone protein p23-1-like, which codes for MSRHPEVKWAETTDKIFLTVVLADSKETKVNLLPEGVFDFSAKAGPENHVYELKLELHDKVNVEESKINIGARSIFCIIEKAEPERWDKLIRGGKAPHYVKVDWDKWVDEDDEGNAGAGDMDMGGMGGMDFSSLAGMGGMGGMGGMGGMGGMGGMGGLEGLGGMGGLGGMAGLEGLGGMGGMGGMGGMGGMGGMGGMGGPEEFEDSDDEEETAQSGDKKDEAVKEEAKAEEQTTSAKEDK